A window from Salvia miltiorrhiza cultivar Shanhuang (shh) chromosome 2, IMPLAD_Smil_shh, whole genome shotgun sequence encodes these proteins:
- the LOC131008661 gene encoding endo-1,4-beta-xylanase 1-like isoform X3 — protein MPPFLNCCFKNHNVKQTPRLQQESKENIMEKPHASNADGVILQTEKLNHELGAEPASNIIINHDFSGGLHLWHPNCCVAYVTSGETSVDPQGESPKLSGRFAVVANRKECWQGLEQDITNRVSAGSTYTICAWVAVSSLQGATDVLATLKLESQDSAVSYKFIAKASASTEHWEKLEGTFSLSTLPRRVILYLEGPSPCIDLLIRSVEVSCNSSSQSDSQGTDGDGNIIQNSTFDNGLNGWSGRGCKIVLHDSMADGKVLPMTGKFFASTADRTDYWNGIQQEITGRVQRKLAYEVTALVRLSGTSVTTADVRATLWVQAADLREQYIGITHVQATDKDWVQLQGKFLINVSPSRVVIFLEGPPPGTDILLNSLVVKHAAKVPPASPPVIENPSFGVNIIANGNLSDGTNGWFPLGSCNLSVARGSPRVIPPMARDSLGAHEPLSGCYILVTNRTQTWMGPAQMITDKLKLYLTYQVSAWVRVGKQATRPQNINVAVGVDGQWVNGGQVEADGETWHEIGGSFRIEKQPAKVMVYIQGPEGGVDLMVAGLQIFPVDRRHRFKQLKHHTDKIRKRDVILKLTSSGSSPVAGAYVKVRQTQNNFPFGSCIGRFDSENEDIVNFFTKNFNWGVFENELKWYWTEPQKGNFNYKDADTLLSLCTSHNMQLRGHCIFWESEGAVQSWIRGLSQNDMMSAVQSRLQDLLTRYKGKFKHYDVNNEMLHNSFYQDHLGKDIRANMFKTANQLDPSATLFVNDYSIEDGSDARSSPDKYIQHILGLQDQGAPVGGIGIQGHITSPIGAVVCSALDKLGTLGLPIWFTEVDVSSNNEHVRADDLEVMLREAYAHPAVEGVMLWGFWELMMSRDNAHLVNAEGDLNEAGRRYLALRQEWLTRAHGFVSDEGEFEYRGFHGEYEVEVVPAAHSKDKVTKKFVVEQGEEPLVISINM, from the exons ATGCCTCCATTCTTGAATTGCTGCTTCAAAAATCACAACGTCAAGCAAACCCCTCGATTGCAGCAG GAATCAAAAGAGAATATTATGGAGAAGCCGCATGCAAGCAACGCCGATGGAGTGATTCTTCAAACCGAG AAGTTAAATCATGAATTGGGTGCCGAACCTGCTTCCAATATCATAATTAACCATGATTTTTCTGGAGGACTTCATCTCTGGCACCCCAACTGCTGTGTTGCCTATGTCACTTCAGGAGAAACTTCTGTTGATCCTCAAGGAGAATCGCCTAAACTAAGCGGCCGTTTCGCTGTTGTTGCAAACCGTAAAGAATGCTGGCAAGGCCTGGAGCAAGACATCACCAATAGAGTCTCTGCAGGCTCCACTTACACAATCTGTGCTTGGGTTGCAGTGTCGAGTCTGCAAGGCGCCACGGATGTGCTAGCcactttgaaacttgaaagccAAGATTCTGCAGTTAGCTACAAGTTCATAGCAAA AGCTTCCGCTTCCACGGAGCACTGGGAGAAGCTAGAAGGCACCTTTTCGCTGTCAACTCTGCCCCGTCGTGTTATACTTTACCTTGAAGGGCCTTCTCCCTGCATTGACCTGCTTATAAGATCAGTAGAGGTCTCCTGCAACAGCTCCAGTCAGTCTGAT AGTCAAGGAACTGATGGTGATGGGAACATCATACAGAATTCGACATTTGATAACGGCCTCAATGGTTGGTCTGGGAGAGGTTGCAAGATTGTGTTGCATGATTCCATGGCAGATGGCAAGGTTCTTCCGATGACTGGAAAATTCTTCGCATCAACAGCAGATCGTACAGACTACTGGAATGGAATCCAGCAGGAGATAACGGGGAGAGTTCAACGGAAGCTTGCCTACGAGGTTACTGCTTTGGTTAGATTATCTGGCACTAGTGTCACCACTGCAGATGTCAGGGCTACGCTTTGGGTTCAGGCTGCAGATCTCCGTGAACAATACATAGGAATCACGCA TGTGCAGGCAACCGATAAAGATTGGGTGCAGTTGCAAGGAAAATTTCTGATAAATGTTTCTCCTTCAAGAGTAGTTATCTTCTTAGAAGGACCACCTCCGGGCACCGACATTCTCCTCAATAGCCTGGTTGTGAAGCATGCTGCCAAAGTCCCACCAGCGTCTCCACCGGTCATTGAG AATCCTTCTTTTGGTGTCAACATAATTGCCAATGGCAATCTGAGTGATGGCACCAACGGGTGGTTCCCCCTTGGAAGCTGCAACCTTAGCGTTGCAAGAGGCTCACCACGTGTGATTCCTCCCATGGCTAGAGATAGCCTCGGAGCCCACGAGCCTTTAAGTGGCTGCTACATTCTTGTGACAAATCGAACTCAGACATGGATGGGTCCTGCTCAGATGATAACAGATAAGCTGAAACTCTATCTGACATATCAGGTGTCTGCATGGGTTCGGGTTGGCAAGCAGGCGACACGACCCCAGAACATAAATGTCGCTGTTGGCGTGGATGGCCAGTGGGTAAATGGTGGCCAAGTCGAGGCTGATGGTGAGACGTGGCACGAGATTGGTGGATCTTTCCGAATTGAGAAGCAACCTGCCAAGGTAATGGTTTATATTCAGGGCCCTGAGGGCGGTGTTGATCTGATGGTTGCCGGGCTGCAGATTTTTCCTGTCGACAGACGCCATAGATTCAAACAACTCAAACACCACACAGATAAG ATACGCAAGCGCGATGTTATCTTAAAGCTCACATCGTCTGGCTCGAGCCCGGTGGCGGGCGCCTATGTGAAAGTCAGACAAACACAGAACAACTTCCCATTCGGATCCTGCATAGGCAGGTTCGACAGCGAGAACGAGGACATTGTCAATTTCTTCACAAAGAACTTCAACTGGGGCGTGTTCGAGAACGAGCTGAAGTGGTACTGGACAGAGCCGCAGAAGGGGAACTTCAACTACAAAGACGCGGACACCTTGCTGAGCCTGTGCACGAGCCACAACATGCAGCTCCGCGGCCACTGCATCTTCTGGGAGTCCGAGGGGGCCGTGCAGTCGTGGATACGAGGCCTGAGCCAAAATGACATGATGTCGGCCGTCCAGAGCCGCCTGCAGGACCTCCTAACGCGCTACAAGGGGAAGTTCAAGCACTACGACGTCAACAACGAGATGCTGCACAACTCCTTCTACCAGGATCATCTGGGGAAGGACATCAGGGCGAACATGTTCAAAACTGCCAACCAGCTCGACCCCTCCGCCACCCTCTTTGTGAACGACTACAGCATCGAGGATGGCTCGGATGCACGGTCATCACCGGACAAGTACATTCAGCACATTCTCGGCCTGCAGGACCAGGGGGCGCCCGTTGGAGGCATAGGCATACAGGGGCACATAACTAGCCCCATCGGGGCAGTTGTCTGCTCGGCTCTCGACAAGCTGGGGACTCTCGGCCTCCCCATCTGGTTCACGGAGGTTGATGTCTCGTCCAACAACGAGCATGTGAGAGCAGATGATCTGGAGGTTATGCTACGTGAGGCCTACGCGCACCCTGCAGTCGAGGGCGTGATGCTGTGGGGGTTCTGGGAGCTGATGATGAGCCGGGACAACGCGCACTTGGTGAATGCGGAAGGGGATCTCAACGAGGCCGGGAGACGGTACCTTGCGCTCAGGCAAGAGTGGCTGACGCGTGCTCATGGCTTTGTGAGTGATGAAGGTGAGTTTGAGTATAGAGGGTTTCATGGAGAGTATGAAGTGGAAGTCGTTCCTGCAGCTCATTCCAAAGACAAAGTGACCAAGAAGTTTGTGGTTGAGCAAGGTGAGGAGCCACTTGTGATATCCATCAATATGTAA
- the LOC131008661 gene encoding endo-1,4-beta-xylanase 1-like isoform X2, translating to MPPFLNCCFKNHNVKQTPRLQQESKENIMEKPHASNADGVILQTEGSRDTMKIPSASNADKEMKSEKLNHELGAEPASNIIINHDFSGGLHLWHPNCCVAYVTSGETSVDPQGESPKLSGRFAVVANRKECWQGLEQDITNRVSAGSTYTICAWVAVSSLQGATDVLATLKLESQDSAVSYKFIAKASASTEHWEKLEGTFSLSTLPRRVILYLEGPSPCIDLLIRSVEVSCNSSSQSDSQGTDGDGNIIQNSTFDNGLNGWSGRGCKIVLHDSMADGKVLPMTGKFFASTADRTDYWNGIQQEITGRVQRKLAYEVTALVRLSGTSVTTADVRATLWVQAADLREQYIGITHVQATDKDWVQLQGKFLINVSPSRVVIFLEGPPPGTDILLNSLVVKHAAKVPPASPPVIENPSFGVNIIANGNLSDGTNGWFPLGSCNLSVARGSPRVIPPMARDSLGAHEPLSGCYILVTNRTQTWMGPAQMITDKLKLYLTYQVSAWVRVGKQATRPQNINVAVGVDGQWVNGGQVEADGETWHEIGGSFRIEKQPAKVMVYIQGPEGGVDLMVAGLQIFPVDRRHRFKQLKHHTDKIRKRDVILKLTSSGSSPVAGAYVKVRQTQNNFPFGSCIGRFDSENEDIVNFFTKNFNWGVFENELKWYWTEPQKGNFNYKDADTLLSLCTSHNMQLRGHCIFWESEGAVQSWIRGLSQNDMMSAVQSRLQDLLTRYKGKFKHYDVNNEMLHNSFYQDHLGKDIRANMFKTANQLDPSATLFVNDYSIEDGSDARSSPDKYIQHILGLQDQGAPVGGIGIQGHITSPIGAVVCSALDKLGTLGLPIWFTEVDVSSNNEHVRADDLEVMLREAYAHPAVEGVMLWGFWELMMSRDNAHLVNAEGDLNEAGRRYLALRQEWLTRAHGFVSDEGEFEYRGFHGEYEVEVVPAAHSKDKVTKKFVVEQGEEPLVISINM from the exons ATGCCTCCATTCTTGAATTGCTGCTTCAAAAATCACAACGTCAAGCAAACCCCTCGATTGCAGCAG GAATCAAAAGAGAATATTATGGAGAAGCCGCATGCAAGCAACGCCGATGGAGTGATTCTTCAAACCGAG GGATCAAGAGATACTATGAAGATTCCGTCTGCGAGCAATGCTGATAAGGAAATGAAGTCTGAG AAGTTAAATCATGAATTGGGTGCCGAACCTGCTTCCAATATCATAATTAACCATGATTTTTCTGGAGGACTTCATCTCTGGCACCCCAACTGCTGTGTTGCCTATGTCACTTCAGGAGAAACTTCTGTTGATCCTCAAGGAGAATCGCCTAAACTAAGCGGCCGTTTCGCTGTTGTTGCAAACCGTAAAGAATGCTGGCAAGGCCTGGAGCAAGACATCACCAATAGAGTCTCTGCAGGCTCCACTTACACAATCTGTGCTTGGGTTGCAGTGTCGAGTCTGCAAGGCGCCACGGATGTGCTAGCcactttgaaacttgaaagccAAGATTCTGCAGTTAGCTACAAGTTCATAGCAAA AGCTTCCGCTTCCACGGAGCACTGGGAGAAGCTAGAAGGCACCTTTTCGCTGTCAACTCTGCCCCGTCGTGTTATACTTTACCTTGAAGGGCCTTCTCCCTGCATTGACCTGCTTATAAGATCAGTAGAGGTCTCCTGCAACAGCTCCAGTCAGTCTGAT AGTCAAGGAACTGATGGTGATGGGAACATCATACAGAATTCGACATTTGATAACGGCCTCAATGGTTGGTCTGGGAGAGGTTGCAAGATTGTGTTGCATGATTCCATGGCAGATGGCAAGGTTCTTCCGATGACTGGAAAATTCTTCGCATCAACAGCAGATCGTACAGACTACTGGAATGGAATCCAGCAGGAGATAACGGGGAGAGTTCAACGGAAGCTTGCCTACGAGGTTACTGCTTTGGTTAGATTATCTGGCACTAGTGTCACCACTGCAGATGTCAGGGCTACGCTTTGGGTTCAGGCTGCAGATCTCCGTGAACAATACATAGGAATCACGCA TGTGCAGGCAACCGATAAAGATTGGGTGCAGTTGCAAGGAAAATTTCTGATAAATGTTTCTCCTTCAAGAGTAGTTATCTTCTTAGAAGGACCACCTCCGGGCACCGACATTCTCCTCAATAGCCTGGTTGTGAAGCATGCTGCCAAAGTCCCACCAGCGTCTCCACCGGTCATTGAG AATCCTTCTTTTGGTGTCAACATAATTGCCAATGGCAATCTGAGTGATGGCACCAACGGGTGGTTCCCCCTTGGAAGCTGCAACCTTAGCGTTGCAAGAGGCTCACCACGTGTGATTCCTCCCATGGCTAGAGATAGCCTCGGAGCCCACGAGCCTTTAAGTGGCTGCTACATTCTTGTGACAAATCGAACTCAGACATGGATGGGTCCTGCTCAGATGATAACAGATAAGCTGAAACTCTATCTGACATATCAGGTGTCTGCATGGGTTCGGGTTGGCAAGCAGGCGACACGACCCCAGAACATAAATGTCGCTGTTGGCGTGGATGGCCAGTGGGTAAATGGTGGCCAAGTCGAGGCTGATGGTGAGACGTGGCACGAGATTGGTGGATCTTTCCGAATTGAGAAGCAACCTGCCAAGGTAATGGTTTATATTCAGGGCCCTGAGGGCGGTGTTGATCTGATGGTTGCCGGGCTGCAGATTTTTCCTGTCGACAGACGCCATAGATTCAAACAACTCAAACACCACACAGATAAG ATACGCAAGCGCGATGTTATCTTAAAGCTCACATCGTCTGGCTCGAGCCCGGTGGCGGGCGCCTATGTGAAAGTCAGACAAACACAGAACAACTTCCCATTCGGATCCTGCATAGGCAGGTTCGACAGCGAGAACGAGGACATTGTCAATTTCTTCACAAAGAACTTCAACTGGGGCGTGTTCGAGAACGAGCTGAAGTGGTACTGGACAGAGCCGCAGAAGGGGAACTTCAACTACAAAGACGCGGACACCTTGCTGAGCCTGTGCACGAGCCACAACATGCAGCTCCGCGGCCACTGCATCTTCTGGGAGTCCGAGGGGGCCGTGCAGTCGTGGATACGAGGCCTGAGCCAAAATGACATGATGTCGGCCGTCCAGAGCCGCCTGCAGGACCTCCTAACGCGCTACAAGGGGAAGTTCAAGCACTACGACGTCAACAACGAGATGCTGCACAACTCCTTCTACCAGGATCATCTGGGGAAGGACATCAGGGCGAACATGTTCAAAACTGCCAACCAGCTCGACCCCTCCGCCACCCTCTTTGTGAACGACTACAGCATCGAGGATGGCTCGGATGCACGGTCATCACCGGACAAGTACATTCAGCACATTCTCGGCCTGCAGGACCAGGGGGCGCCCGTTGGAGGCATAGGCATACAGGGGCACATAACTAGCCCCATCGGGGCAGTTGTCTGCTCGGCTCTCGACAAGCTGGGGACTCTCGGCCTCCCCATCTGGTTCACGGAGGTTGATGTCTCGTCCAACAACGAGCATGTGAGAGCAGATGATCTGGAGGTTATGCTACGTGAGGCCTACGCGCACCCTGCAGTCGAGGGCGTGATGCTGTGGGGGTTCTGGGAGCTGATGATGAGCCGGGACAACGCGCACTTGGTGAATGCGGAAGGGGATCTCAACGAGGCCGGGAGACGGTACCTTGCGCTCAGGCAAGAGTGGCTGACGCGTGCTCATGGCTTTGTGAGTGATGAAGGTGAGTTTGAGTATAGAGGGTTTCATGGAGAGTATGAAGTGGAAGTCGTTCCTGCAGCTCATTCCAAAGACAAAGTGACCAAGAAGTTTGTGGTTGAGCAAGGTGAGGAGCCACTTGTGATATCCATCAATATGTAA
- the LOC131008661 gene encoding endo-1,4-beta-xylanase 1-like isoform X1 translates to MPPFLNCCFKNHNVKQTPRLQQESKENIMEKPHASNADGVILQTEGSRDTMKIPSASNADKEMKSEQKLNHELGAEPASNIIINHDFSGGLHLWHPNCCVAYVTSGETSVDPQGESPKLSGRFAVVANRKECWQGLEQDITNRVSAGSTYTICAWVAVSSLQGATDVLATLKLESQDSAVSYKFIAKASASTEHWEKLEGTFSLSTLPRRVILYLEGPSPCIDLLIRSVEVSCNSSSQSDSQGTDGDGNIIQNSTFDNGLNGWSGRGCKIVLHDSMADGKVLPMTGKFFASTADRTDYWNGIQQEITGRVQRKLAYEVTALVRLSGTSVTTADVRATLWVQAADLREQYIGITHVQATDKDWVQLQGKFLINVSPSRVVIFLEGPPPGTDILLNSLVVKHAAKVPPASPPVIENPSFGVNIIANGNLSDGTNGWFPLGSCNLSVARGSPRVIPPMARDSLGAHEPLSGCYILVTNRTQTWMGPAQMITDKLKLYLTYQVSAWVRVGKQATRPQNINVAVGVDGQWVNGGQVEADGETWHEIGGSFRIEKQPAKVMVYIQGPEGGVDLMVAGLQIFPVDRRHRFKQLKHHTDKIRKRDVILKLTSSGSSPVAGAYVKVRQTQNNFPFGSCIGRFDSENEDIVNFFTKNFNWGVFENELKWYWTEPQKGNFNYKDADTLLSLCTSHNMQLRGHCIFWESEGAVQSWIRGLSQNDMMSAVQSRLQDLLTRYKGKFKHYDVNNEMLHNSFYQDHLGKDIRANMFKTANQLDPSATLFVNDYSIEDGSDARSSPDKYIQHILGLQDQGAPVGGIGIQGHITSPIGAVVCSALDKLGTLGLPIWFTEVDVSSNNEHVRADDLEVMLREAYAHPAVEGVMLWGFWELMMSRDNAHLVNAEGDLNEAGRRYLALRQEWLTRAHGFVSDEGEFEYRGFHGEYEVEVVPAAHSKDKVTKKFVVEQGEEPLVISINM, encoded by the exons ATGCCTCCATTCTTGAATTGCTGCTTCAAAAATCACAACGTCAAGCAAACCCCTCGATTGCAGCAG GAATCAAAAGAGAATATTATGGAGAAGCCGCATGCAAGCAACGCCGATGGAGTGATTCTTCAAACCGAG GGATCAAGAGATACTATGAAGATTCCGTCTGCGAGCAATGCTGATAAGGAAATGAAGTCTGAG cAGAAGTTAAATCATGAATTGGGTGCCGAACCTGCTTCCAATATCATAATTAACCATGATTTTTCTGGAGGACTTCATCTCTGGCACCCCAACTGCTGTGTTGCCTATGTCACTTCAGGAGAAACTTCTGTTGATCCTCAAGGAGAATCGCCTAAACTAAGCGGCCGTTTCGCTGTTGTTGCAAACCGTAAAGAATGCTGGCAAGGCCTGGAGCAAGACATCACCAATAGAGTCTCTGCAGGCTCCACTTACACAATCTGTGCTTGGGTTGCAGTGTCGAGTCTGCAAGGCGCCACGGATGTGCTAGCcactttgaaacttgaaagccAAGATTCTGCAGTTAGCTACAAGTTCATAGCAAA AGCTTCCGCTTCCACGGAGCACTGGGAGAAGCTAGAAGGCACCTTTTCGCTGTCAACTCTGCCCCGTCGTGTTATACTTTACCTTGAAGGGCCTTCTCCCTGCATTGACCTGCTTATAAGATCAGTAGAGGTCTCCTGCAACAGCTCCAGTCAGTCTGAT AGTCAAGGAACTGATGGTGATGGGAACATCATACAGAATTCGACATTTGATAACGGCCTCAATGGTTGGTCTGGGAGAGGTTGCAAGATTGTGTTGCATGATTCCATGGCAGATGGCAAGGTTCTTCCGATGACTGGAAAATTCTTCGCATCAACAGCAGATCGTACAGACTACTGGAATGGAATCCAGCAGGAGATAACGGGGAGAGTTCAACGGAAGCTTGCCTACGAGGTTACTGCTTTGGTTAGATTATCTGGCACTAGTGTCACCACTGCAGATGTCAGGGCTACGCTTTGGGTTCAGGCTGCAGATCTCCGTGAACAATACATAGGAATCACGCA TGTGCAGGCAACCGATAAAGATTGGGTGCAGTTGCAAGGAAAATTTCTGATAAATGTTTCTCCTTCAAGAGTAGTTATCTTCTTAGAAGGACCACCTCCGGGCACCGACATTCTCCTCAATAGCCTGGTTGTGAAGCATGCTGCCAAAGTCCCACCAGCGTCTCCACCGGTCATTGAG AATCCTTCTTTTGGTGTCAACATAATTGCCAATGGCAATCTGAGTGATGGCACCAACGGGTGGTTCCCCCTTGGAAGCTGCAACCTTAGCGTTGCAAGAGGCTCACCACGTGTGATTCCTCCCATGGCTAGAGATAGCCTCGGAGCCCACGAGCCTTTAAGTGGCTGCTACATTCTTGTGACAAATCGAACTCAGACATGGATGGGTCCTGCTCAGATGATAACAGATAAGCTGAAACTCTATCTGACATATCAGGTGTCTGCATGGGTTCGGGTTGGCAAGCAGGCGACACGACCCCAGAACATAAATGTCGCTGTTGGCGTGGATGGCCAGTGGGTAAATGGTGGCCAAGTCGAGGCTGATGGTGAGACGTGGCACGAGATTGGTGGATCTTTCCGAATTGAGAAGCAACCTGCCAAGGTAATGGTTTATATTCAGGGCCCTGAGGGCGGTGTTGATCTGATGGTTGCCGGGCTGCAGATTTTTCCTGTCGACAGACGCCATAGATTCAAACAACTCAAACACCACACAGATAAG ATACGCAAGCGCGATGTTATCTTAAAGCTCACATCGTCTGGCTCGAGCCCGGTGGCGGGCGCCTATGTGAAAGTCAGACAAACACAGAACAACTTCCCATTCGGATCCTGCATAGGCAGGTTCGACAGCGAGAACGAGGACATTGTCAATTTCTTCACAAAGAACTTCAACTGGGGCGTGTTCGAGAACGAGCTGAAGTGGTACTGGACAGAGCCGCAGAAGGGGAACTTCAACTACAAAGACGCGGACACCTTGCTGAGCCTGTGCACGAGCCACAACATGCAGCTCCGCGGCCACTGCATCTTCTGGGAGTCCGAGGGGGCCGTGCAGTCGTGGATACGAGGCCTGAGCCAAAATGACATGATGTCGGCCGTCCAGAGCCGCCTGCAGGACCTCCTAACGCGCTACAAGGGGAAGTTCAAGCACTACGACGTCAACAACGAGATGCTGCACAACTCCTTCTACCAGGATCATCTGGGGAAGGACATCAGGGCGAACATGTTCAAAACTGCCAACCAGCTCGACCCCTCCGCCACCCTCTTTGTGAACGACTACAGCATCGAGGATGGCTCGGATGCACGGTCATCACCGGACAAGTACATTCAGCACATTCTCGGCCTGCAGGACCAGGGGGCGCCCGTTGGAGGCATAGGCATACAGGGGCACATAACTAGCCCCATCGGGGCAGTTGTCTGCTCGGCTCTCGACAAGCTGGGGACTCTCGGCCTCCCCATCTGGTTCACGGAGGTTGATGTCTCGTCCAACAACGAGCATGTGAGAGCAGATGATCTGGAGGTTATGCTACGTGAGGCCTACGCGCACCCTGCAGTCGAGGGCGTGATGCTGTGGGGGTTCTGGGAGCTGATGATGAGCCGGGACAACGCGCACTTGGTGAATGCGGAAGGGGATCTCAACGAGGCCGGGAGACGGTACCTTGCGCTCAGGCAAGAGTGGCTGACGCGTGCTCATGGCTTTGTGAGTGATGAAGGTGAGTTTGAGTATAGAGGGTTTCATGGAGAGTATGAAGTGGAAGTCGTTCCTGCAGCTCATTCCAAAGACAAAGTGACCAAGAAGTTTGTGGTTGAGCAAGGTGAGGAGCCACTTGTGATATCCATCAATATGTAA